In Castanea sativa cultivar Marrone di Chiusa Pesio chromosome 6, ASM4071231v1, a single window of DNA contains:
- the LOC142640037 gene encoding serine/threonine-protein phosphatase 7 long form homolog, which produces MTITLQDVEVLLGIPIDGEAIVGTCALRWAVECQQMLGIVTNSVVLKGQRIQIKKLLEKIDHGLPDGAEEVAMHQYARCYILALLGDTIFADKFGDRVHTMWLQMLRDLHNPPWYSWGSACLAWLYRELCRATDKNASQIGGALILVQYWAWSRFPFLCPRMDLPPDGAYGPPLPSSPLSIKLVWVVNTKNSPTEICLVRYRQLLDSMYPNQVVWQPYEPELGHLPAFCVVGQDMWTTRVPLVCFWLVEKYTPDRVLCQFGTV; this is translated from the exons atgacgATCACATTACAAGACGTGGAGGTTCTGTTGGGGATTCCAATCGATGGTGAGGCAATTGTTGGAACTTGTGCATTGAGGTGGGCTGTTGAATGTCAGCAAATGCTTGGAATTGTTACTAATTCAGTGGTGCTTAAAGGACAGAGGATCCAAATCAAGAAGCTACTTGAAAAAATTGACCATGGGTTGCCTGATGGTGCAGAAGAGGTTGCTATGCATCAGTATGCACGGTGTTATATTTTAGCACTCCTAGGGGACACAATTTTCGCTGACAAGTTTGGCGATAGGGTGCATACGATGTGGTTGCAGATGTTGAGGGACCTTCACAATCCACCTTGGTACAGTTGGGGGAgcgcttgccttgcatggttgtacagAGAGTTATGCAGGGCAACTGACAAAAACGCTAGTCAGATTGGTGGGGCCTTAATACTCGTTCAATATTGGGCATGGTCCAGATTCCCTTTTTTGTGCCCAAGGATGGACCTCCCACCAGATGGTGCATATGGCCCACCATTGCCATCTTCGCCATTGTCTATTAA GTTGGTTTGGGTCGTAAACACGAAGAATAGCCCCACCGAAATCTGTTTGGTTCGGTACCGTCAGCTTCTAGATTCTATGTATCCCAACCAG GTGGTGTGGCAACCATATGAACCTGAATTAGGCCACCTGCCTGCGTTTTGTGTAGTAGGACAAGACATGTGGACGACGAGGGTGCCGCTTGTATGTTTCTGGCTAGTAGAGAAATATACACCGGATCGTGTTCTTTGTCAGTTTGGGACGGTGTAA